One stretch of Ipomoea triloba cultivar NCNSP0323 chromosome 8, ASM357664v1 DNA includes these proteins:
- the LOC116027272 gene encoding probable rhamnogalacturonate lyase B: MSTAAVQLIQQDDQVVVDNGIFQLRLTNPGGTIVGIQYGGIDNLLELSNPSLNGGFWDLNWSEAGSSGTRGKFDTIEGTSFQVITFSDEVVELSFTRKWDPSLQGEHSPLSIDKRFIILQGSSGFYSYAIYEHTQDMPAFNLNETRIAFMLKIEKFHYMAMADDRQRFLPLPEDRLPPRGEELAYPEAVLLVDPVEPEFKGEVDDKYQYSCENKDDKVHGFICFDPPVGFWQITPSNEFRTGGPIKQDLTSHVNPTTLAMFVSTHYGGEDLVIKFAPGEPWKKVFGPVFIYLNSVVDRDDAYSLWDDAKEQMKNEVQSWPYSFPASEDFPRADQRGAISGRLLVQDSYISEDCISAEGAYVGLAPPGATGSFQKENKGYQFWTKADNEGVFMINNIRPGDYNLYAWVPGFVGDYKCAEAIEITAGCEIDVGDLVYNPPRNGPTLWEIGCPDRTAAEFFIPEPDPMYINKLLVNLPAERFRQYGLWERYAELYPDGDLVYTVGTSDYQKDWFYAHVNRKVGDNSFKATTWQVKFKLDSVDQTGNYTLRVALSSATFSILEVRINDPEASPPEFSSGLIGSDNAIARHGIHGLYYLFNIEIQSGKLLQGDNNVYLTQSRNTSAFHGLMYDYIRLEGPPTPNPI, from the exons ATGTCAACTGCTGCTGTGCAACTTATTCAACAAGATGATCAA GTGGTGGTAGATAATGGTATATTTCAGCTCAGGCTGACAAATCCTGGTGGAACAATTGTTGGAATTCAATATGGTGGAATTGACAATTTACTTGAGCTTAGTAATCCAAGCTTGAATGGAGG GTTCTGGGACTTAAACTGGAGTGAAGCTGGAAGCTCTGGAACAAGAGGAAAATTCGACAC GATTGAAGGAACTAGTTTTCAAGTCATCACTTTCAGTGATGAAGTGGTAGAGCTTTCATTCACGCGAAAATGGGATCCCTCTTTGCAGGGAGAGCATTCACCATTAAGTATAGATAAGAG GTTCATAATTCTCCAAGGCTCCTCGGGCTTCTACTCTTATGCAATTTATGAACACACACAGGATATGCCAGCATTCAACCTCAATGAAACCAGGATAGCTTTCATGctcaaaattgaaaa GTTCCATTACATGGCCATGGCAGATGACAGGCAGAGATTCTTGCCCCTCCCCGAAGATCGCTTACCCCCAAGAGGCGAAGAATTAGCCTATCCAGAAGCGGTCCTGCTTGTTGATCCCGTTGAGCCAGAATTCAAAGgagaa GTTGATGACAAGTATCAATACTCGTGCGAGAATAAGGATGACAAAGTGCACGGGTTTATATGTTTCGACCCTCCAGTGGGGTTCTGGCAAATCACTCCCAGCAATGAGTTCAGGACTGGTGGACCTATTAAGCAGGATCTCACTTCCCATGTCAATCCAACAACTCTTGCA ATGTTTGTGAGTACTCACTATGGGGGAGAGGATTTGGTGATCAAATTTGCACCAGGCGAGCCGTGGAAGAAAGTGTTCGGTCCTGTTTTCATCTATCTTAATTCTGTTGTGGACAGAGATGATGCCTATTCACTCTGGGATGATGCTAAGGAACAG ATGAAGAATGAAGTTCAAAGTTGGCCTTACAGTTTCCCGGCTTCAGAAGATTTTCCACGCGCTGATCAACGAGGCGCCATAAGTGGGAGACTACTAGTTCAAGACAG CTATATCAGTGAAGACTGTATATCAGCAGAGGGTGCTTATGTAGGGCTGGCTCCCCCTGGAGCCACTGGATCATTTCAAAAGGAAAACAAG GGCTATCAGTTCTGGACAAAAGCAGACAACGAAGGCGTTTTCATGATCAACAACATTCGCCCCGGGGACTATAATCTTTACGCTTGGGTCCCGGGCTTTGTTGGGGACTATAAGTGTGCAGAAGCCATTGAAATCACTGCAG GTTGTGAAATTGATGTTGGTGATCTTGTGTACAACCCTCCAAGAAATGGCCCAACATTGTGGGAAATCGGCTGCCCCGATCGCACTGCTGCAGAGTTCTTCATCCCTGAACCTGATCCCATGTACATCAATAAGCTCTTAGTGAACCTCCCTGCAGAAAG GTTTAGACAATATGGACTGTGGGAGAGATATGCAGAGTTGTATCCAGATGGGGATTTGGTGTATACAGTTGGGACTAGTGACTACCAGAAAGATTGGTTTTATGCCCATGTGAATAG GAAAGTAGGCGACAATTCATTTAAAGCAACAACTTGGCAAGTAAAATTCAAACTAGACAGTGTTGATCAGACAGGAAACTACACCCTAAGAGTTGCACTTTCTTCTGCCACATTCTCTATTTTAGAG GTGAGGATTAACGACCCAGAAGCGAGTCCACCTGAGTTCTCGAGTGGGTTAATCGGGAGCGACAACGCGATAGCAAGGCATGGCATTCATGGCCTCTACTATTTGTTCAACATTGAGATACAAAGTGGGAAGTTGCTACAAGGAGACAATAATGTGTACCTTACACAATCAAGGAATACAAGTGCCTTTCATGGTCTTATGTATGACTACATTCGTTTGGAGGGTCCTCCTACTCCCAATCCAATTTGA
- the LOC116027271 gene encoding pre-mRNA-splicing factor ATP-dependent RNA helicase DEAH10-like, which produces MPSMANAAQNNQHDQLANGKDDLLRRQKIEKQRKSLPIASVEKQLVKEVHNNNTLIIVGETGSGKTTQLPQYLYHGGFCRDGGIIGVTQPRRVAAITVAKRVAEECGVELGQRVGYAIRFEDVTSNSTKIKYMTDGLLLREALLDPYLSKYSVIIVDEAHERTVHTDVLLGLLKNVQKARLQNADEGVSVGSTKPKNELLLEDKQDAHSDGIFKKCRAKNYTPLKLIIMSASLDARVFSEYFCGARAVHVQGRQFPVDIFYTHQPETDYIDAALITIFQIHLEEGPGDVLVFLTGQEEIESVERLVHDRLQHLPEGNRKLLTFPIFSSLPFEKQMKAFMPAPAGFRKVILATNIAETSVTIPGIKYVIDPGLVKARTYDADMGIDSLIVVKTSKAQALQRSGRAGREGPGKCYRLYPESEFEKLDDSTIPEIKRCNLSNVVLQLKALGIDNIVDFDFIEKPKRMALVKSLETLFLLGAITENNELSDPIGHQMARLPLEPMHSKALILASQFGCLEEMLISVAMLSVESIFYAPREKLEESRNALKSFASLEGDHLTLLSVYRASNELFEKSKIANGELKAEKNLRKWGKDNFINSRSLRHARDIHSQIHRNVEQMGLRISSCGEDTLLFRRCLAASFFLNAALKQPDSTYRVLSSGSTVQIHPSSVLFRAKPECIVFNELVQTNYTYVRNISRIDYLWLAELAPHFYALQD; this is translated from the exons ATGCCTTCGATGGCTAATGCCGCACAGAATAATCAGCACGATCAACTCGCTAACGGAAAAGATGACCTCCTCAG GCGGCAGAAGattgaaaaacaaagaaaatcttTACCAATTGCTTCTG TTGAAAAGCAACTTGTGAAGGAGGTTCATAACAACAACACATTAATAATTGTTGGAGAGACTGGTAGTGGAAAGACAACAC AGTTACCTCAGTACCTTTATCACGGGGGATTCTGTCGTGATGGTGGAATTATTGGGGTCACTCAACCAAGACGTGTTGCAGCCATAACTGTTGCAAAACGAGTTGCTGAGGAATGCGGTGTTGAATTGGGTCAACGGGTTGGATATGCCATTAGATTCGAGGATGTAACTTCCAACTCAACAAAGATCAAATACATGACTGATGGTTTGCTTCTGAG GGAAGCATTATTGGATCCATACCTCTCCAAGTATTCTGTTATTATTGTTGATGAGGCTCACGAGAGAACAGTCCACACTGATGTCTTACTTGGCTTGTTGAAGAATGTACAGAAAGCAAGGTTACAAAATGCCGATGAAGGGGTAAGTGTTGGTAGTACAAAGCCTAAGAATGAGCTGCTGTTAGAGGATAAACAGGATGCTCATTCTGATGGTATCTTCAAAAAGTGTCGGGCCAAAAACTATACCCCATTGAAACTGATCATCATGTCTGCTAGTCTGGATGCACGAGTTTTTTCTGAGTACTTCTGTGGTGCTAGAGCTGTTCATGTTCAGGGGCGACAATTTCCCGTAGATATATTTTACACCCATCAGCCGGAGACGGATTACATAGATGCAGCATTGATTACTATCTTTCAG ATCCATTTGGAGGAAGGCCCGGGAGATGTACTGGTTTTCCTTACTGGCCAAGAAGAGATTGAATCTGTCGAGAGGCTTGTTCATGACCGCCTACAACATTTGCCTGAAGGCAATAGGAAGCTCTTAACCTTCCCCatattttcttctcttccttTTGAGAAGCAAATGAAAGCTTTTATGCCCGCACCAGCTGGATTTCGTAAG GTGATACTGGCAACTAATATTGCCGAGACATCAGTGACAATACCTGGAATCAAGTATGTTATTGATCCCGGGCTGGTGAAAGCACGCACCTATGATGCTGATATGGGAATTGACTCGCTGATTGTTGTGAAAACGTCCAAAGCGCAAGCACTACAGAGAAG TGGGCGTGCTGGCCGTGAAGGACCTGGAAAATGCTACCGCCTTTATCCGGAAAGTGAGTTTGAGAAACTTGATGATTCCACGATTCCGGAAATCAAGAGATGCAATCTCTCGAATGTTGTGTTGCAGCTCAAGGCTCTAGGGATTGACAATATTGTTGATTTTGACTTCATCGAGAAACCAAAAAG GATGGCATTGGTCAAATCACTTGAGACTCTCTTTTTATTGGGTGCTATAACAGAAAATAATGAACTGTCTGATCCTATCGGGCATCAAATGGCCAGGCTGCCATTAGAACCCATGCATTCGAAGGCTCTCATTCTTGCCAGTCAGTTTGGCTGCTTGGAAGAAATGCTAATATCTGTTGCAATGCTCTCGGTCGAATCCATCTTTTATGCTCCTCGTGAAAAGTTGGAGGAG TCACGAAATGCATTGAAAAGCTTTGCGAGTCTCGAAGGAGATCATTTGACCTTGCTTAGTGTATATCGTGCTTCAAATGAGCTCTTTGAGAAGAGCAAGATCGCAAACGGTGAACTTAAAGCTGAAAAGAATCTCAGAAAGTGGGGCAAGGATAATTTCATTAACAGCCGCTCCCTAAGACATGCACGTGACATTCACAG TCAAATTCACAGGAACGTTGAACAAATGGGTCTTCGGATCTCTTCCTGTGGAGAAGACACGCTTCTCTTTCGTAGATGCCTGGCCGCTTCATTTTTCCTGAACGCAGCTCTGAAGCAGCCCGACAGTACATACAG GGTTTTATCGAGTGGTTCCACAGTTCAAATCCACCCGTCTTCTGTGCTGTTTCGAGCGAAACCCGAGTGCATTGTGTTTAATGAACTAGTGCAGACTAACTATACCTACGTTCGCAACATCTCCAGAATCGATTACTTGTGGTTAGCTGAGCTAGCTCCTCATTTCTATGCCTTGCAAGACTGA
- the LOC116026559 gene encoding probable rhamnogalacturonate lyase B, with protein MPATTMLSYVEDSYIVVNNGVLQITFTNPGGIITGIQYKGIDNLLELNNPDLNGGFWDLNWSEAGSRKTRGKFDTIKGTSSKVIVETDEQIELSFTRSWDPSVQGEQAPLIIDRRFIVLRDSPGFYSYAIFEHSKDLPAFNLNTTRIAFMLNKDKFHYMAVADNRQRFMPGADDRLPGRGQKLAYPEAVLLVDPVEPEFKGEVDDKYQYSCENKDNKVHGWICFDPPVGFWQITPSNEFRTGGPFKQDLTSHVNPTTLAIFVTSHYAGEDLLVKFEPGEVWKKVLGPVFIYVNSVHDKADALSLWDDAKERMEKEVQAWPYSFPASEDFPNCDQRGSVCGRLLVQDRYIDKENISANAAYVGLAPPGDAGSWQREHKGYQFWTTTDENGYFIINNIREGIYNLYASVPGFIGDYKYEVAITITAGFEIVLNELVYKPPRDGPTLWEIGVSDRSAAEFYIPDPNPEYINRLYVNHPDKFRQYGLWERYTDLYPDEDLVYTVGASDYSKDWFFAQVNRKTGDKMYASTTWQIRFKIDNVDQAGTYKLRLALASVNHSDLQVRLNDSTADPPLFSTGEIGADNAIARHGIHGIYWLFSVDIPGTQLVEEENTIFLTQAKSTSPFQGIMYDYIRLEGPESCMP; from the exons atgccTGCGACAACTATGCTGTCATATGTTGAGGATAGTTAT ATTGTAGTTAACAATGGAGTGCTCCAAATAACATTCACAAATCCAGGGGGGATCATCACAGGAATACAATACAAGGGAATTGACAACTTGCTCGAGCTGAACAACCCAGATTTGAATGGAGG GTTCTGGGACCTTAATTGGAGTGAAGCAGGGAGTAGAAAAACTCGGGGAAAATTTGATAC GATTAAAGGAACTAGTTCAAAGGTTATAGTGGAAACTGATGAGCAGATTGAGCTTTCGTTCACAAGATCCTGGGATCCATCAGTCCAGGGTGAACAAGCTCCCTTGATCATAGATAGAAG GTTTATAGTTCTCCGTGACTCCCCGGGGTTCTACTCATATGCCATATTTGAACACTCAAAAGACTTGCCTGCTTTCAACCTTAACACCACCAGAATTGCCTTCATGCTTAACAAAGACAA GTTCCATTATATGGCTGTTGCAGATAACCGGCAAAGATTTATGCCCGGTGCAGATGACCGGCTTCCAGGAAGAGGCCAAAAACTCGCCTATCCAGAAGCTGTCCTACTAGTTGATCCCGTAGAGCCCGAATTCAAAGGAGAG GTTGATGACAAGTATCAATATTCGTgtgaaaataaagacaataagGTCCATGGATGGATTTGTTTTGACCCTCCCGTGGGGTTCTGGCAAATCACTCCTAGCAATGAATTTCGAACAGGAGGGCCTTTCAAACAAGATCTGACCTCCCACGTGAATCCAACCACCCTAGCT ATATTTGTCACTTCGCATTATGCTGGAGAGGATCTTCTGGTAAAATTCGAACCCGGAGAGGTGTGGAAGAAAGTTCTTGGTCCTGTCTTCATATATGTTAATTCTGTACATGATAAAGCAGATGCACTATCACTCTGGGATGATGCTAAGGAACGG ATGGAGAAAGAAGTTCAAGCTTGGCCCTATAGTTTCCCAGCTTCTGAAGACTTCCCAAACTGTGATCAAAGAGGCTCAGTTTGCGGTAGACTTTTAGTACAAGACAG ATACATCGATAAGGAGAATATATCAGCAAACGCTGCGTATGTGGGGTTGGCCCCACCAGGAGATGCTGGATCATGGCAACGAGAGCACAAG GGCTACCAATTTTGGACTACAACAGATGAAAACGGCTACTTTATCATTAACAACATACGTGAAGGAATATATAATCTTTATGCATCAGTCCCTGGATTTATTGGTGATTACAAATATGAAGTTGCAATTACTATTACAGCAG GTTTTGAAATTGTGCTGAACGAACTTGTTTATAAACCTCCAAGAGACGGTCCCACATTGTGGGAGATTGGAGTGTCCGATCGCTCTGCTGCAGAATTCTATATTCCCGATCCCAATCCAGAATACATAAACAGACTTTACGTGAACCATCCAGACAA ATTTAGGCAGTATGGACTGTGGGAAAGATATACAGATTTATACCCCGATGAAGATTTAGTCTACACAGTTGGAGCCAGCGACTATAGCAAAGACTGGTTCTTTGCTCAGGTTAACAG GAAAACGGGGGATAAGATGTATGCAAGTACTACATGGCAAATCAGGTTTAAGATTGATAACGTTGATCAAGCTGGAACGTACAAATTACGACTAGCTCTTGCATCTGTTAACCATTCAGATTTACAG GTCCGGTTGAATGATTCAACGGCCGATCCTCCTCTATTCTCAACCGGAGAGATTGGAGCTGACAATGCCATTGCAAGACACGGCATTCACGGGATCTACTGGCTGTTCAGTGTGGACATACCAGGCACACAACTTGTCGAAGAAGAAAATACTATATTTTTAACACAAGCGAAGAGCACCAGCCCCTTCCAAGGGATTATGTATGACTATATCCGCTTGGAAGGCCCTGAATCTTGTATGCCCTAG